Proteins encoded in a region of the Homo sapiens chromosome 20, GRCh38.p14 Primary Assembly genome:
- the BPIFB4 gene encoding BPI fold-containing family B member 4 precursor, which translates to MWMAWCVAALSVVAVCGTSHETNTVLRVTKDVLSNAISGMLQQSDALHSALREVPLGVGDIPYNDFHVRGPPPVYTNGKKLDGIYQYGHIETNDNTAQLGGKYRYGEILESEGSIRDLRNSGYRSAENAYGGHRGLGRYRAAPVGRLHRRELQPGEIPPGVATGAVGPGGLLGTGGMLAADGILAGQGGLLGGGGLLGDGGLLGGGGVLGVLGEGGILSTVQGITGLRIVELTLPRVSVRLLPGVGVYLSLYTRVAINGKSLIGFLDIAVEVNITAKVRLTMDRTGYPRLVIERCDTLLGGIKVKLLRGLLPNLVDNLVNRVLADVLPDLLCPIVDVVLGLVNDQLGLVDSLIPLGILGSVQYTFSSLPLVTGEFLELDLNTLVGEAGGGLIDYPLGWPAVSPKPMPELPPMGDNTKSQLAMSANFLGSVLTLLQKQHALDLDITNGMFEELPPLTTATLGALIPKVFQQYPESCPLIIRIQVLNPPSVMLQKDKALVKVLATAEVMVSQPKDLETTICLIDVDTEFLASFSTEGDKLMIDAKLEKTSLNLRTSNVGNFDIGLMEVLVEKIFDLAFMPAMNAVLGSGVPLPKILNIDFSNADIDVLEDLLVLSA; encoded by the exons CCATTTCAGGCATGCTGCAGCAAAGTGATGCTCTCCACTCGGCCCTGAGAGAGGTGCCCTTGG GTGTTGGTGATATTCCCTACAATGACTTCCATGTCCGAGGACCCCCCCCAGTATATACCAACGGCAAAAAACTTGATGGTATTTACCAGTATGGTCACATTGAGACCAACGACAACACTGCTCAGCTGGGGGGCAAATACCGATATGGTGAGATCCTTGAGTCCGAGGGAAGCATCAGGGACCTCCGAAACAGTGGCTATCGCAGTGCCGAGAATGCATATGGAGGCCACAGGGGCCTCGGGCGATACAGGGCAGCACCTGTGGGCAGGCTTCACCGGCGAGAGCTGCAGCCTGGAGAAATCCCACCTGGAGTTGCCACTGGGGCGGTGGGCCCAGGTGGTTTGCTGGGCACTGGAGGCATGCTGGCAGCTGATGGCATCCTCGCAGGCCAAGGTGGCCTGCTCGGCGGAGGTGGTCTCCTTGGTGATGGAGGACTTCTTGGAGGAGGGGGTGTCCTGGGCGTGCTCGGCGAGGGTGGCATCCTCAGCACTGTGCAAGGCATCACGGG GCTGCGTATCGTGGAGCTGACCCTCCCTCGGGTGTCCGTGCGGCTCCTGCCCGGCGTGGGTGTCTACCTGAGCTTGTACACCCGTGTGGCCATCAACGGGAAGAG TCTTATTGGCTTCCTGGACATCGCAGTAGAAGTGAACATCACAGCCAAGGTCCGGCTGACCATGGACCGCACGGGTTATCCTCGGCTGGTCATTGAGCGATGTGACACCCTCCTAGGGGGCATCAAAGTCAAGCTGCTGCGAGG GCTTCTCCCCAATCTCGTGGACAATTTAGTGAACCGAGTCCTGGCCGACGTCCTCCCTGACTTG CTCTGCCCCATCGTGGATGTGGTGCTGGGTCTTGTCAATGACCAGCTGGGCCTCGTGGATT CTCTGATTCCTCTGGGGATATTGGGAAGTGTCCAGTACACCTTCTCCAGCCTCCCGCTTGTGACCGGGGAATTCCTGGAGCTGGACCTCAAC ACGCTGGttggggaggctggaggaggactCATCGACTACCCATTGGGGTGGCCAGCTGTGTCTCCCAAGCCGATGCCAGAGCTGCCTCCCATGGGTGACAACACCAAGTCCCAGCTGGCCATGTCTgccaacttcctgggctcagtgCTGACTCTACTGCAGAAGCAGCATGCTCTAGACCTGGATATCACCAATGGCATG TTTGAAGAGCTTCCTCCACTTACCACAGCCACACTGGGAGCCCTGATCCCCAAG GTGTTCCAGCAGTACCCCGAGTCCTGCCCACTTATCATCAGGATCCAGGTGCTGAACCCACCATCTGTGATGCTGCAGAAGGACAAAGCGCTGGTGAAGGTGTTGGCCACTGCCGAGGTCATGGTCTCCCAGCCCAAAGACCTGGAGACTACCATCTGCCTCATTGACGTG gACACAGAATTCTTGGCCTCATTTTCCACAGAAGGAGATAAGCTCATGATTGATGCCAAGCTGGAGAA GACCAGCCTCAACCTCAGAACCTCAAACGTGGGCAACTTTGAT ATTGGCCTCATGGAGGTGCTGGTGGAGAAGATTTTTGACCTGGCATTCATGCCCGCAATGAACG ctgTGCTGGGTTCTGGCGTCCCTCTCCCCAAAATCCTCAACATCGACTTTAGCAATGCAGACATTGACGTGTTGGAG GACCTTTTGGTGCTGAGCGCATga